The proteins below are encoded in one region of Ferruginibacter lapsinanis:
- a CDS encoding LysM peptidoglycan-binding domain-containing protein — translation MKRLFIILFCLPLFALAQKEITHTVGPKESLTSIGRLYNINGRELAKYNNIDYEKGLSLGQVLKIPASATTTKPVVAPPVVKKEPVVTKPVVKNNEVAGTPIYHTVAKKETLYGISTMYGKVPIADIKKWNNLTADGLNEGMQLIVGYTTKTTTPVVKNVVKEAPPAVKEEVKVVKEVKRPDPVVKEDNTPPPAANTGKNLNGGFFKSLYMTQTRNANVSTESGVAGVFKSTSGWEDGKYYCLHNDANAGTIVKISNPATGKSIYAKVLDVIPDIKQNTGLLLRISNAAAEELGVSDAKFDCSVSYVK, via the coding sequence ATGAAACGTCTTTTTATTATACTTTTTTGTTTGCCTTTGTTCGCCTTGGCGCAAAAAGAAATTACACATACAGTTGGTCCAAAAGAAAGTTTGACAAGCATCGGACGTTTATACAATATCAACGGAAGAGAGTTGGCCAAGTACAATAATATTGATTATGAAAAAGGGTTGTCCTTAGGGCAGGTATTAAAGATCCCTGCATCTGCAACAACAACTAAACCTGTCGTTGCACCTCCTGTTGTTAAGAAAGAGCCGGTTGTAACAAAACCTGTTGTGAAAAATAATGAAGTTGCAGGTACGCCGATCTATCATACGGTTGCCAAAAAGGAAACTTTATACGGTATCAGTACAATGTATGGTAAGGTGCCTATTGCTGATATTAAGAAATGGAATAACCTTACAGCAGACGGTTTAAACGAAGGAATGCAGTTGATTGTTGGATATACCACAAAAACAACGACACCTGTTGTTAAAAATGTAGTGAAAGAAGCGCCGCCTGCCGTTAAAGAAGAGGTAAAAGTGGTGAAGGAAGTTAAACGTCCTGATCCGGTAGTAAAAGAAGACAATACTCCTCCTCCGGCGGCAAACACAGGCAAAAATTTGAATGGAGGATTTTTTAAATCTCTCTATATGACACAAACCAGGAATGCCAATGTATCTACAGAGAGTGGTGTAGCTGGCGTTTTTAAAAGTACCAGTGGCTGGGAAGATGGAAAATATTATTGTTTGCATAATGATGCCAACGCAGGGACCATTGTAAAAATATCTAATCCGGCTACGGGCAAAAGTATTTATGCAAAAGTGCTGGATGTAATTCCTGATATTAAACAAAATACCGGCCTGCTTTTAAGAATAAGTAATGCGGCGGCTGAAGAATTAGGCGTATCGGACGCTAAGTTTGACTGTAGTGTTTCTTATGTAAAATAA
- a CDS encoding nitroreductase family protein, with protein MDTTFANISTVIKERRSIKPAHFNGDIIPDERIDQLLELADWAPTHGSTEPWRFIVYTGDGLKKFSADHAELYKQYTSPEKFLKATYDKLIQNGEKVSHVIIAIMQRGNLPKVPVIEEMAAVSAAIQNILLGAEALGIASLWSTGGMIHHDAMKEYLHLRNEDLIMGQIFLGYADEKPSGRRIFPIGSKVKWIR; from the coding sequence ATGGATACCACTTTTGCAAATATTTCAACAGTTATTAAAGAGAGAAGGAGCATAAAGCCTGCTCATTTCAATGGTGATATTATTCCTGACGAACGAATTGATCAGTTGTTGGAATTAGCTGACTGGGCGCCTACGCATGGCAGTACCGAGCCTTGGCGTTTTATTGTATATACAGGCGATGGGCTGAAAAAATTTTCGGCTGATCATGCTGAGTTATACAAACAATATACATCACCAGAAAAATTTTTAAAGGCCACTTACGATAAACTCATTCAGAACGGAGAGAAAGTTTCTCATGTTATCATTGCGATCATGCAGAGAGGTAATTTACCAAAAGTGCCTGTGATTGAGGAGATGGCCGCAGTGTCAGCAGCCATTCAAAATATCTTGCTGGGAGCCGAAGCTTTAGGGATTGCATCTTTATGGTCGACAGGAGGTATGATACATCATGATGCAATGAAAGAATATCTGCATCTTAGAAACGAAGATCTTATAATGGGGCAGATATTTTTAGGGTATGCTGATGAAAAACCATCAGGCAGGAGAATATTTCCTATTGGTAGTAAAGTAAAGTGGATCAGGTAA
- the fmt gene encoding methionyl-tRNA formyltransferase: MNSRNIKDIRIIFMGTPEFAVASLDALVKAGCNIIAVLTAPDKPAGRGMELQQSAVKKYAVEKGLPVLQPEKLKNPEFLAQLRSLNADLQIVVAFRMLPEVVWNMPPMGTINVHGSLLPKYRGAAPINWAIINGEKETGVTTFKLKHEIDTGDILLQEKIAIRDDETAGELHDEMKEVGAALLVKTVQGLCNKTLEEKPQTSDDGPLLHASKIFTETCKIDWSKTVDELYNLIRGLSPYPAAFTFLDSKKLKIFSASKEQSTPKAAGSFETDKKTFLKFACADGYIAVKEIQLEGKKKMNVEDFLRGYRFV, encoded by the coding sequence ATGAATAGTAGAAATATAAAAGATATCAGGATAATTTTTATGGGTACGCCTGAGTTTGCCGTTGCATCGTTGGATGCATTGGTGAAAGCAGGTTGTAATATTATTGCTGTACTAACTGCTCCGGATAAACCTGCAGGCCGTGGAATGGAATTACAACAAAGTGCCGTAAAAAAATACGCTGTTGAAAAAGGCTTACCTGTCCTACAACCGGAAAAATTAAAGAACCCTGAGTTTTTAGCTCAATTAAGATCGTTGAATGCAGACCTGCAAATTGTAGTGGCATTTAGAATGCTACCCGAAGTTGTTTGGAACATGCCGCCAATGGGTACTATCAATGTGCATGGATCTTTGTTGCCTAAATACAGAGGGGCTGCACCAATCAACTGGGCCATCATCAATGGTGAAAAAGAAACTGGTGTAACCACTTTTAAATTAAAACATGAGATAGATACCGGAGATATTTTATTGCAGGAAAAAATTGCGATCAGAGATGATGAAACAGCAGGAGAATTACATGACGAGATGAAAGAGGTTGGTGCCGCTTTATTGGTTAAGACTGTACAAGGCTTATGCAACAAAACATTAGAAGAAAAACCACAGACCTCAGACGACGGACCACTATTGCATGCATCGAAGATCTTTACTGAGACTTGTAAAATTGATTGGAGTAAAACAGTTGATGAGCTATATAATCTGATCCGTGGGCTATCTCCTTACCCGGCTGCATTTACCTTTTTAGACAGTAAGAAATTGAAAATATTTTCTGCATCCAAAGAACAGTCAACACCTAAGGCAGCAGGCAGTTTTGAGACAGATAAAAAGACATTTTTAAAATTTGCTTGTGCGGATGGATATATTGCTGTAAAAGAGATTCAACTGGAAGGCAAAAAGAAAATGAATGTAGAAGATTTTTTGAGAGGATATAGATTTGTATAA
- a CDS encoding exo-beta-N-acetylmuramidase NamZ family protein, which yields MKKNSILIIVTLLFSQLSFSQLLYKPFEQNSIISGAERMEAYLPYLKGKAVAIFANQTSMVKSTHLVDTLLKKGIKIVKIFGPEHGFRGDADAGAHVENAVDKKTGIPVISMYGDHNKPTSNDLKDVDIMLFDIQDVGVRFYTFISSLQYYIEAALENHKPLLILDRPNPNGFYVDGPVLDMKFKSFVGMQPVPIVYGMTIGEYAMMLTGEKWLSPLANKINSYNITTKPTADTPFHMLVIKCKDYTHSSVFSLPVNPSPNLREIQSIYAYPSTCFFEGTVLSEGRGTDKPFQIFGHPSLPKTLFSFTPKPNAGAKSSKCFNQVCYGWDISGTPEQLLQRVNKKIQLKYLIDAYKLFPGKDSFFLKNNFINKLAGNDILVKQIKQGKTEAEIRKSWEPALSNFKKIRKKYLLYKDF from the coding sequence ATGAAAAAGAATAGTATATTAATCATTGTTACTCTTTTATTTAGCCAGCTCTCATTTTCTCAGTTATTATATAAGCCATTTGAGCAGAACTCTATTATATCCGGTGCAGAAAGAATGGAAGCCTATTTACCTTATTTGAAAGGTAAGGCCGTAGCGATTTTTGCCAACCAAACCAGTATGGTAAAAAGTACTCACCTGGTAGATACTTTACTTAAAAAAGGTATTAAGATCGTAAAGATATTTGGCCCGGAACATGGCTTCAGAGGTGATGCAGATGCAGGCGCACATGTTGAAAATGCTGTCGATAAAAAGACCGGCATTCCTGTTATCAGCATGTATGGAGACCATAATAAACCTACGTCAAATGATCTTAAAGATGTTGACATCATGCTATTTGACATACAGGATGTTGGGGTAAGATTCTATACATTCATTTCATCATTACAGTATTATATTGAAGCTGCTTTAGAAAACCATAAACCTCTGTTGATATTAGATAGACCTAATCCTAACGGATTTTATGTAGATGGCCCTGTGCTAGATATGAAATTTAAAAGCTTTGTAGGAATGCAGCCTGTGCCAATAGTATATGGAATGACCATTGGTGAATATGCCATGATGCTGACAGGAGAAAAATGGCTATCTCCGCTAGCGAATAAGATCAACAGTTATAATATTACCACCAAACCTACAGCTGACACGCCGTTTCATATGCTGGTAATAAAATGTAAAGACTATACACATAGCTCCGTATTTAGTTTGCCGGTTAATCCATCTCCTAATCTGAGAGAGATACAAAGTATATACGCATACCCTTCTACGTGTTTTTTTGAAGGAACTGTTTTAAGCGAGGGTAGAGGAACAGATAAACCATTCCAAATTTTCGGACATCCTTCTTTACCCAAAACATTATTCAGCTTTACGCCAAAACCTAATGCAGGTGCTAAAAGCAGCAAATGTTTCAACCAGGTTTGTTATGGCTGGGATATAAGTGGCACACCGGAACAGCTACTGCAACGAGTGAATAAAAAAATTCAATTAAAATATTTGATAGATGCGTACAAATTATTTCCGGGTAAGGATAGTTTCTTTTTGAAAAATAATTTCATTAATAAACTGGCAGGAAATGATATTTTAGTTAAGCAGATAAAGCAAGGAAAAACAGAAGCTGAAATTAGGAAAAGCTGGGAACCTGCTTTGAGTAATTTTAAGAAGATAAGAAAGAAATATTTGCTATATAAAGATTTTTAA
- a CDS encoding FKBP-type peptidyl-prolyl cis-trans isomerase has translation MQAKNGDAVSVHYTGRLVTGEQFDSSAGREPLAFTVGAGQMIKGFDAAIPGMAIGDKKTITIAAADAYGEKDPAAIIQFPKENVPADMKLEPGMQLTLSNQYGQPVPVVVIEVQDTVIVLDANHHLAGQDLVFDIELVTIN, from the coding sequence ATGCAAGCAAAAAACGGAGATGCAGTATCAGTGCATTACACAGGTAGATTAGTAACCGGAGAACAATTTGATTCTTCTGCAGGAAGAGAGCCTTTGGCTTTTACAGTTGGCGCCGGACAAATGATCAAAGGTTTTGATGCCGCTATTCCGGGAATGGCAATAGGCGATAAAAAAACAATCACCATTGCAGCAGCTGATGCTTATGGTGAAAAAGATCCTGCAGCGATCATACAGTTTCCAAAAGAAAATGTACCTGCTGATATGAAATTGGAACCAGGTATGCAACTTACTTTAAGCAACCAGTACGGACAACCGGTACCTGTTGTTGTTATCGAAGTACAGGATACAGTGATCGTATTAGATGCTAACCATCATTTAGCCGGACAAGATCTGGTTTTTGATATTGAATTGGTTACTATCAATTAA
- the pepT gene encoding peptidase T, with amino-acid sequence MPVYISPDNVAERFMRYVQIDTQSDPNSSTHPTTEKQKDLSRLLWRELQGMGITDVSTDEYGYVYATIPSNSDKKNIPVICFCSHVDTAPDCSGTNVKPILHRYYDGNDIVLPDDPTQVLNKANSPYLQEHINHGIITASGTTLLGADDKSGVAVIMEMALYFMQNPAVKHGDIKILFTPDEEVGQGTAKLDMKKLGAQFGYTLDGGEAGCLEDETFSADAAVITVEGIIVHPGAAKNKLVNALKIAGAILDALPKNEWSPETTEKKEGFVHPVAVNGIAEKATIEFIVRDFDTATLQQHHNRLKKIAEEVVAKYPGATISYVAKEQYRNMKEVLDKNPQVVAYAKEAIERAGLKVQTESIRGGTDGSRLSFMGLPSPNIFTGMQNLHSKLEWIGTKDMAKAAETIVHLSMIWEEKS; translated from the coding sequence ATGCCTGTTTATATCAGTCCCGATAATGTTGCCGAACGTTTTATGCGTTATGTGCAGATAGATACACAAAGTGATCCAAATAGTAGCACTCATCCTACTACCGAAAAGCAAAAAGACCTGAGCAGGCTTTTGTGGAGAGAGTTACAAGGCATGGGTATTACAGATGTGTCTACTGATGAGTATGGATATGTGTATGCCACCATTCCATCTAACAGTGATAAAAAAAATATTCCTGTCATTTGTTTTTGCTCACATGTAGATACAGCACCAGATTGCAGCGGTACCAATGTAAAACCTATCCTTCACCGTTATTATGATGGTAATGATATTGTTTTGCCCGATGATCCCACTCAAGTGTTGAACAAAGCTAATTCGCCCTATTTGCAAGAGCATATCAACCATGGTATAATTACTGCAAGCGGAACAACATTACTGGGAGCCGATGATAAAAGCGGTGTAGCAGTTATTATGGAAATGGCATTGTATTTTATGCAAAACCCTGCTGTAAAGCATGGAGATATAAAAATTCTATTTACTCCTGATGAAGAAGTTGGACAAGGCACTGCTAAATTAGATATGAAAAAATTGGGAGCTCAATTTGGTTACACATTAGATGGTGGCGAAGCCGGTTGCCTGGAAGATGAAACATTCAGTGCAGATGCTGCCGTCATTACTGTTGAAGGAATTATTGTACATCCCGGAGCAGCAAAAAACAAACTGGTGAACGCATTAAAAATAGCAGGGGCTATTTTAGACGCATTACCTAAAAACGAGTGGAGCCCTGAAACCACCGAGAAGAAAGAAGGTTTTGTGCATCCTGTGGCAGTAAATGGTATCGCTGAAAAAGCTACCATTGAATTTATTGTAAGAGATTTTGATACAGCTACTTTGCAACAGCATCATAACAGGCTGAAAAAAATTGCAGAAGAGGTAGTGGCAAAATATCCCGGAGCAACAATAAGCTATGTGGCTAAAGAACAATATCGCAATATGAAAGAAGTGCTGGATAAAAATCCGCAGGTAGTTGCGTATGCAAAGGAAGCCATTGAAAGAGCCGGACTTAAAGTGCAAACAGAAAGTATACGTGGTGGTACAGATGGTAGCAGACTGAGTTTTATGGGTTTGCCAAGTCCTAATATTTTTACGGGTATGCAAAACCTGCACAGCAAATTAGAGTGGATCGGTACAAAAGATATGGCTAAAGCTGCCGAAACAATTGTACATCTTTCTATGATCTGGGAAGAAAAAAGTTAA
- a CDS encoding SPFH domain-containing protein: protein MELIKYLPVALVIFAFLGCFVTINQGTIGVVTMFGKYRRIMRPGLNFKIPFLEQIYKRVSIQNRSVELEFQAVTIDQANVYFKSMLLYSVVNVDEETIKNVAFKFISDKDLMQALIRTVEGSIRAFVSTKKQAEVLNVRRDIVENVKEQVDITLESWGYHLQDLQINDITFDEAIIQSMSKVVASNNLKAAAENEGQALLITKTKAAEAEGNSIKISAEAEKQAAQLRGQGVALFREEVAKGMSQAAEQMKQANLDTNVILFSMWTEAIKNFAEYGKGNVIFLDGSSEGMEKTMRQIMAMQQMGDNKK, encoded by the coding sequence ATGGAATTAATAAAGTACTTGCCGGTGGCATTGGTCATCTTTGCCTTCTTGGGATGTTTTGTAACCATTAATCAGGGAACGATCGGGGTGGTTACCATGTTTGGTAAATACCGTCGTATCATGCGTCCGGGATTAAACTTCAAGATCCCTTTTTTAGAACAGATATACAAAAGAGTAAGCATTCAAAACCGTTCGGTTGAGTTGGAGTTTCAGGCTGTAACCATCGATCAGGCGAATGTTTATTTTAAATCGATGTTGTTGTATTCTGTTGTAAATGTGGATGAAGAAACGATCAAGAATGTTGCCTTCAAATTTATCAGTGATAAAGATCTGATGCAGGCATTGATACGTACTGTTGAAGGAAGTATCCGGGCATTTGTATCTACAAAAAAACAGGCGGAAGTTTTAAATGTTCGTCGTGATATTGTAGAGAATGTAAAAGAACAGGTAGATATTACTTTAGAAAGTTGGGGCTATCATTTGCAGGATCTGCAGATCAATGATATCACTTTTGATGAAGCGATCATACAAAGTATGAGTAAAGTGGTGGCAAGTAATAATTTAAAAGCTGCTGCTGAAAATGAAGGGCAGGCTTTATTGATCACTAAAACAAAAGCAGCGGAAGCGGAAGGTAACTCAATCAAAATTTCTGCAGAAGCTGAAAAACAAGCGGCACAGTTACGTGGACAAGGTGTTGCGTTATTCAGAGAAGAGGTGGCCAAAGGTATGAGTCAGGCTGCTGAGCAAATGAAACAGGCTAATTTAGATACTAATGTAATTTTGTTTAGTATGTGGACAGAAGCCATCAAAAATTTTGCAGAATATGGCAAAGGCAATGTGATCTTCTTAGATGGCAGCAGTGAAGGAATGGAGAAAACTATGCGTCAGATAATGGCCATGCAGCAGATGGGAGACAATAAAAAATAA
- a CDS encoding MotA/TolQ/ExbB proton channel family protein, with protein sequence MFDIFLQVDTLSTAASTAGKTESVWSLLTKGGPLMIPLGILFALAVFVFIERLIAIRKASKIEDSFMSIIRDNIINGNVTAARSLAKNTDNPVARMIDKGLQRIGKPIDAIEKSMDNVGKLEMYKMEKNLSILSVISRIAPLFGFVGTIVGLVLLLKEFATISNPSVSQIADAMYIKLITSASGLIIGMLAYLGYSYLDTQINRTANRMEAASSEFIDILQEPTR encoded by the coding sequence ATGTTCGATATATTTTTACAAGTAGATACATTAAGTACAGCCGCTTCAACAGCCGGAAAAACTGAATCTGTTTGGAGTTTGTTAACCAAGGGTGGTCCGTTGATGATACCGTTGGGTATTTTATTTGCACTGGCCGTTTTTGTTTTTATAGAAAGGCTGATAGCGATCAGGAAGGCGAGTAAGATCGAAGATAGTTTTATGAGTATCATCCGTGATAATATTATTAACGGAAATGTGACAGCTGCAAGAAGCCTGGCTAAAAATACAGACAATCCTGTTGCAAGAATGATCGATAAAGGGTTACAGAGAATTGGCAAACCAATTGATGCGATTGAAAAAAGTATGGATAATGTGGGTAAGCTGGAAATGTATAAAATGGAAAAGAATCTTTCTATATTGTCTGTGATCTCCCGTATAGCGCCATTGTTTGGCTTCGTAGGAACTATTGTAGGGCTGGTATTATTGTTGAAAGAATTTGCAACGATCAGCAATCCTTCTGTTAGTCAGATTGCTGATGCGATGTATATTAAATTAATTACTTCTGCCAGTGGATTGATCATTGGTATGTTGGCATATTTAGGCTATAGTTATTTAGATACACAGATCAACAGAACTGCCAACAGAATGGAAGCGGCAAGCAGTGAGTTTATAGATATTTTGCAGGAGCCAACAAGATAA
- a CDS encoding ExbD/TolR family protein, translating into MSLRKNKLRDNHSEVDAGPLNDILFILLMFFLMISTLANPNVIKMSVPKAKSDTKTKQSVVVSVDKDKNVYVGSKRIVMDSLESALRKYINEGDSIKPAVVINADSASAWGEIVRVMKVARHLGATTSATVTGTE; encoded by the coding sequence ATGAGTCTTCGGAAGAACAAGCTAAGAGACAATCACAGTGAAGTAGACGCAGGTCCGCTGAATGATATCTTATTTATTCTATTAATGTTTTTCTTAATGATATCTACATTGGCTAATCCTAATGTGATAAAGATGAGTGTGCCTAAAGCTAAGAGCGACACCAAGACAAAGCAAAGTGTAGTGGTAAGTGTTGATAAAGATAAAAATGTATATGTTGGTTCTAAAAGAATTGTAATGGACTCTTTAGAATCTGCGCTGAGAAAATATATCAACGAAGGCGATAGTATAAAACCTGCTGTTGTTATCAATGCTGATTCTGCTTCTGCCTGGGGTGAAATTGTAAGAGTAATGAAAGTAGCCCGACATTTAGGTGCCACTACATCTGCAACAGTTACCGGGACTGAGTAG
- the prmC gene encoding peptide chain release factor N(5)-glutamine methyltransferase, producing the protein MTTQELYKKLLNKLQIIYNLNEAATLTDWLFESIAGAKRADITLHPDKELEPAVTKRITNCLEELLQHKPIQYVLGEAWFYKMKFNVNEHVLIPRPETEELVQLITNDEIRITNNKSLRIVDIGTGSGCIAIALKKEIPGATVTAIDISDNALAVAKENALMNNTVVNFQQLNFIDENLWGDIPSFDIIVSNPPYIPVTEKEQLDKNVTGYEPHLALFVPDNTPLLFYEKIALFGKSHLHNNGKIFVETHENFAKETAAMFAQSYQQVEIIKDIFGKQRMVTATQSR; encoded by the coding sequence ATGACGACACAGGAACTGTATAAAAAACTTTTAAACAAGCTTCAAATTATTTACAATTTGAATGAAGCTGCTACATTGACTGATTGGCTTTTTGAAAGTATTGCCGGTGCTAAACGTGCGGATATAACCCTTCATCCTGACAAAGAATTGGAACCTGCTGTAACAAAAAGAATAACCAATTGCCTGGAAGAGTTATTGCAACACAAACCTATACAGTATGTGCTGGGAGAAGCATGGTTTTATAAAATGAAATTTAATGTGAACGAACATGTACTGATACCGAGGCCTGAGACGGAAGAATTAGTTCAGTTAATTACGAATGATGAAATACGAATTACGAATAATAAATCGTTGCGGATTGTAGATATTGGTACCGGCAGCGGTTGTATCGCTATAGCATTGAAAAAAGAAATACCCGGTGCTACTGTTACGGCAATAGATATAAGTGACAATGCTTTAGCTGTTGCCAAAGAGAATGCATTGATGAATAACACTGTTGTTAATTTCCAACAACTTAATTTTATAGATGAAAATTTATGGGGAGATATTCCCTCGTTTGATATAATTGTAAGTAATCCCCCCTACATACCAGTAACGGAAAAAGAACAATTAGACAAAAATGTAACCGGTTACGAACCTCATCTGGCCTTATTTGTGCCCGATAACACGCCTTTATTATTTTACGAAAAAATAGCTTTGTTTGGAAAAAGCCACTTACATAATAACGGAAAAATATTTGTAGAAACACACGAAAATTTTGCAAAAGAAACAGCCGCAATGTTTGCCCAATCGTATCAACAGGTTGAAATAATTAAAGATATTTTTGGCAAACAAAGAATGGTAACTGCTACTCAGTCCCGGTAA
- the ribD gene encoding bifunctional diaminohydroxyphosphoribosylaminopyrimidine deaminase/5-amino-6-(5-phosphoribosylamino)uracil reductase RibD, translating to MTVHEKYMHRCLELAKLGFGNVAPNPMVGAVLVYNDTLIGEGYHQRYGEAHAEVNCINSVADENKKLIGKSTLYVSLEPCAHFGKTPPCADLIVDKKIPNVVIACRDSFAQVDGKGIQKLMNAGINVKVGILEKEAITLNKRFFTFHAQHRPYIILKWAQSKDKKIALADFSSVAISNAQTNKLVHKWRSEEMAIMVGTNTALHDDPSLTTRHWSGKNPVRIVIDKALKLPKSLHLFDGTVKTIVFNTIKNEEAGLLSYIKISEKENIIPQILQALYQLKIQSVIVEGGAKLLQSFIDQNFWDEGRIITNTELTIGDGINAPVFLGDHLLSTQQISTDNVDIYLNPNPPTN from the coding sequence TTGACTGTACACGAAAAATATATGCATCGTTGTCTGGAGCTGGCTAAACTCGGCTTCGGGAATGTGGCGCCCAATCCAATGGTGGGTGCGGTATTGGTGTATAATGATACCCTTATAGGTGAAGGATATCATCAGCGGTACGGAGAAGCGCATGCCGAGGTAAATTGTATCAACAGTGTTGCGGATGAAAATAAAAAATTGATTGGAAAAAGCACGTTGTATGTTTCTTTGGAGCCATGTGCACATTTTGGAAAAACACCTCCCTGTGCTGATTTGATTGTCGATAAAAAAATACCGAATGTGGTGATTGCGTGTAGAGATAGCTTTGCTCAAGTGGATGGTAAAGGGATACAAAAATTAATGAACGCAGGGATAAATGTAAAGGTGGGTATTTTAGAAAAAGAGGCAATAACGTTGAACAAACGTTTTTTTACTTTTCATGCCCAGCATCGACCATATATTATTTTAAAATGGGCACAGAGTAAGGATAAGAAAATTGCTTTGGCTGATTTTTCAAGTGTGGCTATCAGCAATGCCCAAACCAATAAACTGGTGCACAAATGGCGCAGTGAAGAAATGGCTATTATGGTTGGTACTAACACTGCTTTGCACGACGATCCTTCTTTAACTACAAGACATTGGTCGGGAAAAAATCCTGTGAGGATTGTTATTGACAAAGCGTTGAAACTGCCGAAATCCTTGCATTTGTTTGACGGTACAGTAAAAACGATCGTATTTAATACAATTAAAAACGAAGAGGCTGGTTTACTATCTTATATAAAAATTTCAGAAAAGGAAAACATCATTCCTCAGATACTGCAAGCATTGTATCAATTAAAGATCCAGAGTGTAATTGTGGAAGGCGGCGCAAAATTGTTGCAGTCATTCATAGATCAAAACTTCTGGGATGAAGGAAGAATAATTACCAATACAGAATTAACGATTGGTGATGGAATAAATGCTCCTGTTTTTTTGGGAGATCATTTATTATCAACTCAACAGATCTCAACTGATAATGTCGATATTTATCTTAATCCCAATCCTCCAACAAATTGA
- a CDS encoding YigZ family protein translates to MITGTNDKTFYFTIDKPSVAEFKDRGSKFIAYAFPIETVEDFKVHLQNLKKEHAKAVHHCFAYRIGTDGNTFRSSDDGEPSGTAGKPILGQIDSKEITNVAIIVVRYWGGTLLGVPGLINAYKTAASLVLQVVPVTQKQIEITYSLQFDYTQMNEVMMILKKFNCTIISQELQLFCSVKMGIPVNRLDEVLFQLNELQHVDLKKL, encoded by the coding sequence TTGATAACAGGCACCAACGATAAAACATTTTATTTTACTATAGATAAACCTTCTGTTGCTGAATTTAAGGATAGAGGCAGTAAATTTATTGCTTACGCTTTTCCGATAGAGACTGTGGAAGATTTTAAAGTGCATCTGCAAAATTTAAAAAAGGAACATGCAAAAGCGGTGCATCATTGTTTTGCCTATCGTATAGGTACAGATGGAAATACTTTCAGAAGTAGTGACGATGGCGAGCCTTCTGGTACAGCGGGGAAACCTATCTTAGGACAAATTGATAGCAAAGAAATAACCAATGTGGCAATTATTGTAGTACGCTATTGGGGAGGAACCTTGCTGGGAGTGCCGGGATTGATCAATGCGTATAAAACAGCCGCATCGTTGGTTTTACAAGTAGTGCCGGTTACGCAGAAACAAATAGAAATAACCTATTCTCTTCAGTTTGATTATACCCAAATGAACGAAGTAATGATGATCCTGAAAAAATTTAATTGTACGATCATCAGTCAGGAATTGCAATTGTTTTGTTCAGTAAAAATGGGAATACCTGTAAACAGATTGGATGAAGTGCTGTTTCAACTAAACGAGTTGCAGCATGTAGACCTTAAAAAATTATAA